A stretch of Hoplias malabaricus isolate fHopMal1 chromosome 10, fHopMal1.hap1, whole genome shotgun sequence DNA encodes these proteins:
- the LOC136708023 gene encoding dentin sialophosphoprotein-like has translation MSPLEKTNPGVQRPAPRRAAYNRVHLQPVPMPQGETGQYRLYKKTPVSETDHSKHREDPSSDTNHSEHREDSSSETDRSEQREDPSSDTNHSEHREDSSSDTDRSEHREDPSSETDHSEHREDPSSETDRSEHREDPSSETDLSKHREDTSSETGRSEHREDSSSETDHSEHREDSSSETDRSEHREDPSSETDHSEHREDPSSETDLSKHREDTSSETGRSEHREDSSSETDHSEHREDSSSETDRSEHREDSSSETDHSEHREDPSSDTNHSEHREDPSSKTDPSEHREDSSSETDLSEHREDSSNSSSETDHSEHREDPNSETDHSEHREDSSSETDLSEHREDPSSETDHSKHKEDPSSETDHSEHREDPSSETDHSKHKEDPSSETDRSEHREDLNSETDHSEHREDSSSETDRSEHREDPSSKTDPSEHREDSSSETDHSEHREDPSSETDHSEHREDSSSETDHFKHTEDPSSETDLSEHIEDSSCETDHSEHREDPSSETDRSEHREDPSSETDRSEHREDPSSETDRSEHREDPSSETDHSKHREDSSSETDLSEHREDPSSETDLSEHREDPSRETDHSKHREDSSSETDLSEHREDTSSETGRSEHREDSSSETDHSEHREDSSSETDLSEHREDPSRETDHSEHREDPSRETDHSEHREDSGSETDLSEHREDPSSETDHSEHREDSSSETDHSEHREDSGSETDLSEHREDPSSETDHSEHREDSGSETDLSEHREDPSSETDHSEHREDPSSETDHSEHREDPSSETDHSEHREDPSSETDHSKHREDSSSETDHSEHREDPSNKTDLKVFGMWVKPNHQH, from the exons ATGTCGCCGCTGGAGAAGACAAACCCCGGCGTCCAGCGTCCAGCACCGAGGCGAGCAGCCTACAACAGAGTACATTTACAACCAGTACCGATGCCCCAGGGGGAGACGGGGCAGTACCGTTTATACA AGAAGACACCAGTGAGTGAGACAGATCACTCTAAACACAGAGAAGACCCCAGCAGTGATACAAACCACTCTGAACACAGAGAAGACTCCAGCAGTGAGACAGACCGCTCTGAACAAAGAGAAGACCCCAGCAGTGATACAAACCACTCTGAACACAGAGAAgactccagcagtgacacagaccgCTCTGAACACAGAGAAGACCCCAGCAGTGAGACAGACCACTCTGAACACAGAGAAGACCCCAGCAGTGAGACAGACCGCTCTGAACACAGAGAAGACCCCAGCAGTGAGACAGACCTCTCTAAACACAGAGAAGACACCAGCAGTGAGACAGGCCGCTCTGAACACAGAGAAGACTCCAGCAGTGAGACAGACcactctgagcacagagaagaCTCCAGCAGTGAGACAGACCGCTCTGAACACAGAGAAGACCCCAGCAGTGAGACAGACCACTCTGAACACAGAGAAGACCCCAGCAGTGAGACAGACCTCTCTAAACACAGAGAAGACACCAGCAGTGAGACAGGCCGCTCTGAACACAGAGAAGACTCCAGCAGTGAGACAGACcactctgagcacagagaagactccagcagtgagacagaccgctctgaacacagagaagactccagcagtgagacagaccactctgagcacagagaagaCCCCAGCAGTGATACAAACcactctgagcacagagaagaCCCCAGCAGTAAGACAGACCCctctgagcacagagaagactccagcagtgagacagacctctctgaacacagagaagactccagca actccagcagtgagacagaccactctgagcacagagaagaCCCCAACAGTGAGACAGACCACTCTGAACACAGAGAAGACTCCAGCAGTGAGACAGACCTCTCTGAACACAGAGAAGACCCCAGCAGTGAGACAGACCACTCTAAACACAAAGAAGACCCCAGCAGTGAGACAGACcactctgagcacagagaagaCCCCAGCAGTGAGACAGACCACTCTAAACACAAAGAAGACCCCAGCAGTGAGACAGACCGCTCTGAACACAGAGAAGACCTCAACAGTGAGACAGACcactctgagcacagagaagaCTCCAGCAGTGAGACAGACCGCTCTGAACACAGAGAAGACCCCAGCAGTAAGACAGACCCctctgagcacagagaagactccagcagtgagacagaccactctgagcacagagaagaCCCCAGCAGTGAGACAGACCACTCTGAACACAGAGAAGACTCCAGCAGTGAGACAGACCACTTTAAACACACAGAAGACCCCAGCAGTGAGACGGACCTCTCTGAACACATAGAAGACTCCAGCTGCGAAACAGATCACTCTGAACACAGAGAAGACCCCAGCAGTGAGACAGACCGCTCTGAACACAGAGAAGACCCCAGCAGTGAGACAGACCGCTCTGAACACAGAGAAGACCCCAGCAGTGAGACAGACCGCTCTGAACACAGAGAAGACCCCAGCAGCGAGACAGATCACTCTAAACACAGAGAAGACTCCAGCAGTGAGACAGACCTCTCTGAACACAGAGAAGACCCCAGCAGTGAGACAGACCTTTCTGAACACAGAGAAGACCCCAGCAGAGAGACAGATCACTCTAAACACAGAGAAGACTCCAGCAGTGAGACAGACCTCTCTGAACACAGAGAAGACACCAGCAGTGAGACAGGCCGCTCTGAACACAGAGAAGACTCCAGCAGTGAGACAGACcactctgagcacagagaagaCTCCAGCAGTGAGACAGACCTTTCTGAACACAGAGAAGACCCCAGCAGAGAGACAGATCACTCTGAACACAGAGAAGACCCCAGCAGAGAGACAGATCACTCTGAACACAGAGAAGACTCCGGCAGTGAGACAGACCTCTCTGAACACAGAGAAGACCCCAGCAGTGAGACAGACCACTCTGAACACAGAGAAGACTCCAGCAGTGAGACAGATCACTCTGAACACAGAGAAGACTCCGGCAGTGAGACAGACCTCTCTGAACACAGAGAAGACCCCAGCAGTGAGACAGATCACTCTGAACACAGAGAAGACTCCGGCAGTGAGACAGACCTCTCTGAACACAGAGAAGACCCCAGCAGTGAGACAGACCACTCTGAACACAGAGAAGACCCCAGCAGTGAGACAGACCACTCTGAACACAGAGAAGACCCCAGCAGTGAGACAGACCACTCTGAACACAGAGAAGACCCCAGCAGCGAGACAGATCACTCTAAACACAGAGAAGACTCCAGCAGTGAGACAGACCACTCTGAACACAGAGAAGACCCCAGCAATAAGACAGACCTCAAAGTCTTTGGCATGTGGGTAAAACCAAATCATCAGCATTGA